The following is a genomic window from Marinobacter sp. NP-4(2019).
ACGGGTAAAGCGTGGTTCCGGGGCTTTCCAGGCCTTGCGCCGCTTCTCCAGCTCGGCCTCTGATATATCCAGCTCAATGCGATTGGTCACCGCGTCGATGGTAATGGTGTCGCCGTCTTCCACCAGGGCAATCGGACCGCCCTCAGCCGCTTCCGGGGTAATATGGCCAACCACAAAGCCGTGACTGCCACCGGAGAACCGGCCATCGGTAATCAGTGCCACATCGCTGCCCAGACCCTTGCCCATGATCGCCGACGTGGGGCTCAGCATTTCACGCATGCCGGGCCCCCCTTTTGGCCCCTCGTAACGGATCACCAGCACATCACCGGCCACCACCGTGCCATCGAGAATCCGCTCCTGGGCCTCCTCCTCGGAATGGAACACCCGTGCGCGGCCGGTAAAGTGGGTGCCCTCCTTACCGGTAATCTTGGCTACCGCCCCCGTTGGCGCCAGGTTGCCAAACAGAATCCGCAGGTGACTGTCGGCCTTGATGGGGTTGTCGAAGGCATGAATGATGTCCTGCCCTTCCGGATACGGCGCCACGTCCGCCAGGTTTTCCGCCAGGGTCTGGCCGGTCACCGTCAGGCAGTCGCCGTGCAGCAGCCCACGCTCCAGTAACATCTTCATCAGCGGCTGGATACCGCCGATGGCGACCAGCTCGGACATCATGTAATGACCGCTGGGGCGCAGATCCGCCAGCACCGGCACCCGCTTACCGATCTCCACGAAATCGTCCAGTGACAGCTCGACCCCCACGGTACTGGCCATGGCCAGCAGGTGCAGCACCGCATTGGTGGAGCCGCCCAGGGCAATCACCACGGTGATGGCGTTCTCGAACGCCTCCCGTGTCATCACATCCGAGGGCTTGATGTCCTTCTCCAGAAGATTCAGCACCGCCGCCCCGGCGGCACGACAATCCTCTGCCTTGGAATCGGACACCGCGTTCTGCGCCGAACTGCCCGGCAGGCTCATGCCCATGGCTTCAATGGCCGATGCCATGGTGTTGGCGGTGTACATACCGCCACAGGAACCCGGCCCCGGTATCGCGGTTTCCTCGATCTGCTTCACCTCGATCAGGTCCAGATCGCCACGGGCGTGGGCGCCTACCGCCTCAAACACCGAGATAATGTCGGTGTGGTTTTCCCCGGGCATGATGGTGCCGCCATAGACAAAGACCGACGGCCGGTTCAGTCGTGCCAGCCCCATGATGCAGCCCGGCATGTTCTTGTCACAGCCGCCGATGGCCACCAGACCATCAAAGCCCTCGCAGCCGGCGGTGGTTTCGATGGAATCGGCAATGACCTCGCGGGATACGAGGGAGTACTTCATGCCCTCGGTACCATTGGCGATGCCGTCGGACACGGTGATAGTGTTGAAAATCAGAGCCTTGCCACCAGCATCGTCAGCTCCGGCGGCCGATTCTTCCGCCAGACGGTTGATGTGCATATTGCAGGGGGTCAGGTTACTCCAGGTCGACGCAATGCCCACCTGGGGTTTGCGGAAATCCTCATCGGTAAAGCCCACGGCCCGCAACATGGCACGGCTGGCGGATTTGCCAAGCCCGTCCACTACCGGGGCCGAGTAACGACGGCGCTTGTCCTCGGTCATCGACGTCTCCTTGCTGGTATCCAAACAATCAAAAACGCCCTGTCCGACTACCAGACAGGGCTCAGTTAATTCAGATTGTCAGAAAAACCCGCTCACAACAACGCCATCAGGCGCGGATCAGCGCATAATCCTTCAGTTCCAGGGACGACATCTGCCGCGCATACTGGGTGGCAAACCCCGGATACATGGTGGCATTGAAGCCATCCTCGGTGAGGTACCAGCTCTTGCAGCCAGAATTCCAGTTGGTCTTCGCCAGCCGCTTCTGGATCTCCCGGTTATGGCGGGCCTGGATGTGGGACTTCACATCCAGCGCCTTGATCTCCAGGGAACGCAGCACCCGCACGGCTTTGAGGATGTACTCAATCTGCGACTCCATATACACCAGCGCCGAGTTATGGCCCGGTCCCGAGTTGGGGCCAAAGATCATGTGCAGGTTGGGGTAACCGGACACATTGATACTCTTGTAGGCCTGGGCTCCGCGCCGCCATTCCTTACCCAGCTCACGACCACCCACCCCCTTGACCGGGAAAGGCGTACCGGCGTTGCTGACATCGAAGCCGGTGGCGAACACAAGGCAGTCGAACTGATGCTCAATGCCCTCGGCGGTACGGATGCCATTCTCGCTGATCCTGGCGATCGGCCAGGTAATCAGCTCGCAGTTATCCGCCTGCAGCGCCGGGTAATAGTCACTGGACATCAACACCCGCTTGCAGCCAATACGGAAATCCGGCTTCAGCTGACGGCGCATCCAGGGATCCTTCACCTGACGGTTCAGGTGCGCCTCGGCCACCTTCTCCACCACCCGCGTCAGCGGCGAATTCCAGACAATACCCAGCGCCACCGACTCATGGCCCAGATACAGTGCCTTGCGCACCGCCGCCTGACTGGCCGGCACCTTGCGGAACAACGCCCGGTTCCAGCCCGGGGTGGCAAAATCCGGCTTCGGCAACACCCAGCCCGGCGTACGCTGAAACACCTTCAGCTTCGACGCCTGCTTCACCAGCTCCGGAATAATCTGCACCGCACTGGCCCCGGTGCCAATCACCGCCACCCGCTTACCGGTAAAATCGTAATCGTGATCCCAACGGGCACTGTGCACCGTGTGGCCCTTGAACGACTCAATACCCTCAATCTTTGGCAGCCCCGGATTCGACAACGGCCCCTGAGCCATCACCACCGAACGTGCCCGGAAAGTACCACCCGTCGCCGTCGACGCCGTCCACACACCCTCTTTCTCGCTGTACTCCAGCCCCGTGACATCCTGATTGAACTTTACCATCCGCCGCAGATTGAACGAATCCGCCAGATAATGAACATACTTCAGAATCTCCCCACTGCCGGAAAAACTCCGCGACCAGTCCGGATTCGGCGCAAACGAAAACGAATACAGATTCGACGGAATATCACAGGCCGCCCCCGGATAGGTATTGTCCCGCCAGGTACCGCCAATCTCATCGGCCCGCTCCAGAATCACCACATCCCGGATACCATCCTGCTGCAACCGCAACGCCGTACCAAGACCACCAAAGCCCGCGCCGACGATCAGCACCTCATGAACATGCACATCCTGCTTAACCGGTTCAGCAGCCGCCTTCCGAGTCGCTTTCTTTCCACGCGGAGCAGTCCTGGCTTTCTCAACAACACTGGTCATAACACTCTCTCACTTTCAAACAGCGGCCCCTCTCCAATGCCGAAAGGCGAGGGCTGGGGGTTCCTTTTCTGCAGGGACAAAGGTGTCTGAGCGCAGCGAGTTCTTTTCCCGAAAGAAAAGGCCCCCCAGCCCTTGCCATGCTCCGCAGCTCAGGGCCAACAAAGTCAGGCCGTCGTACGCCAGGTCAGCCCGCGAACCCAGGTGGGCACCGGCCCCACCACTCGACTGGGGATATAACCGGTCAACTTCACCAACGCATCCACCGGCAGGTGATAAGGGTGCGACCGGTTCACCACCATCTTCCCGTGGTGACTGATAATCTGGAACCAGGGA
Proteins encoded in this region:
- the ilvD gene encoding dihydroxy-acid dehydratase, coding for MTEDKRRRYSAPVVDGLGKSASRAMLRAVGFTDEDFRKPQVGIASTWSNLTPCNMHINRLAEESAAGADDAGGKALIFNTITVSDGIANGTEGMKYSLVSREVIADSIETTAGCEGFDGLVAIGGCDKNMPGCIMGLARLNRPSVFVYGGTIMPGENHTDIISVFEAVGAHARGDLDLIEVKQIEETAIPGPGSCGGMYTANTMASAIEAMGMSLPGSSAQNAVSDSKAEDCRAAGAAVLNLLEKDIKPSDVMTREAFENAITVVIALGGSTNAVLHLLAMASTVGVELSLDDFVEIGKRVPVLADLRPSGHYMMSELVAIGGIQPLMKMLLERGLLHGDCLTVTGQTLAENLADVAPYPEGQDIIHAFDNPIKADSHLRILFGNLAPTGAVAKITGKEGTHFTGRARVFHSEEEAQERILDGTVVAGDVLVIRYEGPKGGPGMREMLSPTSAIMGKGLGSDVALITDGRFSGGSHGFVVGHITPEAAEGGPIALVEDGDTITIDAVTNRIELDISEAELEKRRKAWKAPEPRFTRGVLAKYARTVSSASLGAVTDLP
- a CDS encoding flavin-containing monooxygenase, translated to MTSVVEKARTAPRGKKATRKAAAEPVKQDVHVHEVLIVGAGFGGLGTALRLQQDGIRDVVILERADEIGGTWRDNTYPGAACDIPSNLYSFSFAPNPDWSRSFSGSGEILKYVHYLADSFNLRRMVKFNQDVTGLEYSEKEGVWTASTATGGTFRARSVVMAQGPLSNPGLPKIEGIESFKGHTVHSARWDHDYDFTGKRVAVIGTGASAVQIIPELVKQASKLKVFQRTPGWVLPKPDFATPGWNRALFRKVPASQAAVRKALYLGHESVALGIVWNSPLTRVVEKVAEAHLNRQVKDPWMRRQLKPDFRIGCKRVLMSSDYYPALQADNCELITWPIARISENGIRTAEGIEHQFDCLVFATGFDVSNAGTPFPVKGVGGRELGKEWRRGAQAYKSINVSGYPNLHMIFGPNSGPGHNSALVYMESQIEYILKAVRVLRSLEIKALDVKSHIQARHNREIQKRLAKTNWNSGCKSWYLTEDGFNATMYPGFATQYARQMSSLELKDYALIRA